Proteins encoded within one genomic window of uncultured Desulfobacter sp.:
- a CDS encoding methyl-accepting chemotaxis protein has product MKIRTKMFLVFGCSVFLIVSMLSIWLYFSIKSEVKGELDSQIANTISAVKKSMGGLEDIAIKNYLRAITEKDKDVVSYFYGKFKKGEISKETLKQKTSEIILNKKIGATGYVAGVSSKGILTIHPKAEGVNITKASFWPKVEALLKNETKSGYLEYDWKNPNEDKPRKKAGYITYFEPMDLILWASSYKSEFTQLIKSEDMHDAILAMKIGNDGYPYVFNYEGDMLIHPYLEGKNVYAVKSHDGQHICQTMIREKKGELEYDWKDADGKVRKKILLYDNIPDKKLIVAIGVYKDEQYGLLSTIRNVLIIAFCVSMAIVFFLVLFFSNRLTKPIIEGVEFSKKMSQGDFTGKLEIHQKDETGQLATALNLMTENIGTIFKQLQNSIEDLLSSSEDLSEISQKMAQNSTQMTGNSDSLSIAANEMNTNLATVSEASDSVMDNINSVASATEQMSGTINKIAERSETARSISDKAVTYAGEASELVDALGKTAFEINHVTETIEDISKQTNLLALNATIEAARAGEAGKGFSVVANEIKALAGQTSEATEEIQNQINKVQHATSETVTKIKDISDIIQNVNEIVSDIASAVDEQSSTTGEIAENMSRTSSKMQEVNENVSRNAEFSEQIAEQISGVHNVASEMEEISSAIGQKSGSFRQLAQEVKSMLSKFRL; this is encoded by the coding sequence AAAAATTATCTTAGAGCCATTACCGAAAAAGATAAGGATGTGGTCTCTTATTTTTATGGAAAGTTTAAAAAAGGCGAAATCTCCAAAGAAACGCTTAAGCAAAAGACATCCGAAATCATCTTAAACAAAAAAATCGGGGCCACCGGGTATGTTGCCGGCGTTTCCAGCAAAGGCATCTTAACAATTCACCCCAAAGCCGAAGGGGTAAACATAACAAAAGCGTCATTCTGGCCTAAGGTGGAAGCCTTGCTTAAAAACGAAACCAAGTCGGGATATCTTGAATACGACTGGAAAAATCCCAATGAAGACAAACCAAGAAAAAAGGCCGGTTATATCACTTATTTTGAGCCCATGGACCTTATCCTCTGGGCTTCTTCTTACAAGTCGGAATTCACCCAGCTTATCAAATCCGAAGATATGCACGATGCCATTCTTGCCATGAAAATTGGAAATGACGGATATCCGTATGTCTTCAACTATGAAGGGGATATGCTAATCCATCCTTATCTTGAAGGTAAAAATGTTTACGCGGTGAAAAGTCACGACGGCCAACATATTTGTCAGACTATGATCCGTGAAAAAAAAGGCGAATTGGAGTATGACTGGAAGGATGCTGACGGTAAGGTACGCAAAAAAATACTATTATATGATAATATCCCTGATAAAAAACTGATTGTGGCGATAGGCGTTTATAAAGATGAACAGTATGGTCTATTGAGCACAATTAGAAACGTCCTCATCATAGCCTTTTGTGTCAGCATGGCCATAGTTTTCTTTTTAGTCTTATTTTTCAGCAACCGCCTGACAAAACCCATTATAGAAGGTGTCGAATTTTCAAAAAAAATGTCCCAAGGAGATTTCACGGGGAAACTGGAAATCCATCAAAAGGATGAAACCGGTCAATTGGCGACAGCATTAAATTTGATGACCGAAAATATAGGAACAATTTTCAAACAACTCCAAAACAGCATCGAAGACCTATTATCATCCTCAGAAGATCTATCCGAGATTTCACAAAAGATGGCCCAGAATTCCACCCAAATGACCGGAAATTCCGATTCCCTTTCCATAGCGGCAAATGAAATGAACACCAACCTTGCCACGGTCTCCGAGGCCAGCGACAGTGTTATGGACAATATCAATTCAGTGGCTTCGGCCACAGAACAAATGTCCGGTACAATTAATAAAATTGCAGAAAGATCAGAAACAGCCAGATCTATATCGGATAAGGCCGTCACCTACGCCGGAGAGGCTTCAGAACTTGTGGATGCCCTTGGCAAAACCGCATTTGAAATCAACCATGTGACTGAAACCATAGAAGACATATCAAAACAGACCAACCTTCTTGCGTTGAACGCAACAATTGAAGCGGCTAGAGCCGGAGAGGCAGGCAAGGGATTCTCCGTTGTGGCCAACGAGATCAAAGCCTTGGCAGGCCAAACCTCTGAAGCCACCGAGGAGATTCAAAATCAAATCAACAAAGTTCAGCACGCGACCTCTGAAACCGTCACAAAAATAAAGGATATTTCCGACATCATCCAAAATGTAAACGAAATCGTGTCCGACATTGCTTCTGCAGTGGATGAACAATCCTCAACTACCGGAGAAATAGCCGAAAATATGAGCCGTACGTCATCCAAGATGCAGGAGGTTAATGAAAACGTGTCAAGAAACGCTGAATTTTCTGAACAAATCGCAGAACAGATTTCCGGGGTTCATAACGTGGCCTCTGAGATGGAGGAGATCAGTTCAGCCATCGGCCAAAAATCCGGATCTTTCAGACAACTGGCCCAGGAGGTAAAATCCATGTTGTCTAAATTCCGATTGTAA
- a CDS encoding tripartite tricarboxylate transporter permease has translation MDEYSAMALILGLASVTTTSDTIPAVLFGIPGTVGAIITVEDGYPLAKRNLAARAFGAAYSASMLGGIFGAIVLLVSIPIMQPLMLMLKTPDFLVISLFGFLFVSV, from the coding sequence ATGGATGAGTATTCTGCGATGGCACTAATATTGGGACTGGCATCCGTAACCACAACATCGGATACTATCCCGGCCGTTCTTTTTGGTATTCCGGGAACCGTTGGCGCCATTATTACAGTGGAAGACGGTTATCCCCTGGCCAAAAGAAATTTGGCGGCCAGAGCGTTTGGTGCTGCATATTCTGCATCAATGCTTGGTGGGATATTTGGAGCAATTGTGCTGTTGGTGTCTATTCCAATCATGCAGCCGCTTATGCTGATGTTAAAGACACCGGATTTTCTTGTAATTTCATTGTTCGGTTTTTTGTTTGTATCTGTTTGA